The Artemia franciscana chromosome 2, ASM3288406v1, whole genome shotgun sequence genome segment aaaaaaataaaaagaaaaaaaggggaaaaacacaaaaatttatttcatcatataccatttcaaaaacgaatgtatatatagaccgggacagcgggatacaaatgacgaccgggacacagggaatataaatgacgaccgggacacagggacacaacttcaacggggacgccggggggcataaggggatatataaatgacgacggggacacagggaatgttcgattagcaatcaccatcaacaaagctcaagggcaaccattagaatcatgaggtataactaaaaaaactaaaaaaaaggtaaaaaactaaaaactaaaaaaagaccaattcaaaaacgaatctatatacagaccgggacaccgggacacaaatgacgaccgggacacaagaaatataaatgacgcccggaacgctcaaagagaaatcacagactgggagatctgaatacggattgttttcccatggaccattatatgttgcatgttcaagagtcggtaaacccgacaatctacttatatgcacagacaatggaacagcaaagaatgttgtatattcgcaagttttacgtagttaaaaacatatatatatatatatatatatatatatatatatatatatatatatatatacatatatatatatatattcacaggtgggacatagggacacaactactatggcgcgtaactaatatggcacgtaacgacttacgcgcgcgggggggcttgggggggagcgcgaagcgcccccaccaactagctgttggggtggcgcgaagcgccaccccaacagctagtattgaCTAAATgtaagttgaatttttaatgaaggtGGCACAATCTTAGTTCTTCTtccaattgcaaataaaatgttGCTGAATTTATAGTTGTACACTTGCTTGCTTGGTCTATCATCCCCATATATACATCATAGGTGTTTTTTAaagatcacactgcctttctatgacgaatatataaaagtttaaattgGGATAAGTCCTTTTactagacagtgaaaaacagatacaaaagttCTGGATATTTTGACTATATAAATGAGGGATCGTCATCAGTAGACAAACTGAAATATTATGattaaaacaaactatatttatgcagaataaaataattacttccAGGTCATAGATAGTTCTGCCTCATTGGCTGAGAGGATTCATTAACGGGGTTCATTCAAAGTCTTCAGTTTTAAAGTCTGTTTTTGATTATAGTAgcctatttatatttttgatgaaaaaaaactaaaaatgtgtggAATTGCAGCTGTATACTACATATGCAGATAATTGTCATGAACTGAAGATTTGTTTTTCTCGGAGTTAAAAAAGTTAGTGCAAAATAGCACGTGAAAAAACAAGCGGAAATcctaatttcgaaaaaaaggttATATCGAGTTATCGGTACTGTAATAGTAATGGACCTTTGTGCACAAGCATTGACTAATTTTGGTGATTATAATTGATGCCacgagaatgtaaaaaaatgatttagccCACTTTGATATTTAGCTTCccctttattagttttttctttgatagGCTCAGCAAGAGCCGAAGCAGATTTCAACGGCAGATACTTTTGAAGAAACGATTAAAAAGATGGACTTGCAATTTTCAGCTCTTTTGGTTTCGTTCATTGAAAAAGTAACTGTGGTTCAGTTTGAAGCTAGTAGTGAAAAGAGATCGGCTCTTTTGGACAGGTAAGCAGCTTCTGTATTAACCTACGGTAGAATGTCCCTGACGAACTTCTCTTCTTAATTTCTGGAAATTAAGCAGCTCCGGTAGTTCTTAATTTACTCCCCTTCttaatttctggaaaatatttcaTCAATTGTTTTATCTTAACTTTATCCAATTACGTGAATGCTCTCTAGAAATGGGGACTggtagagagaaaaaaacctaTAAAACTTTGCTACTGAACAATATATATCTTATTAGAAGCCAGTTTGATGAAGTCCTTTCTAAAATGCACAGTCATAGCATATAAGCCAATCGATGTTTTCTCCACCAGTTGTAGCaatattgaaactaaaaatgaattttttgtctCATGTGGGGGTTTGGTCTCATTTATCTCATAGCATTTGATGTTGTGCACAAGTGTTATGGATAGAATGCACTAACAGtaatcaattattattttttgtgtggGCTTGTTCGGATTGCTGATTTATTATGATGAAGAAATTTCTATGGTTGTAATTAAGCTTGTGCTTAGGAAAGCTTTCAACTATGGCGTACATGCTCAACTACTTTTAAGTGCTCATCAGCGGGCTGTGTAGGTCTATTGTTGTAGCTAGTAGAGATCTATACGGTAGGTTAATAGGAAAGTTCGAATTTCACGAGTCGTCTGCACTGACAAATAGGCTTGTTATGTTGGTTCCTGTATATTAAGGGACTAGGCGGGGAGGTATTAGCTCCGATCCTTTTTACAGTAACAATGCTGTTGAGCCTTATCAGGTTCTTTTGCGGAGTAGTGTGATGTTACGGTACTGAATTTCGCAGACGCTATCTTTAGTCCTAGCACATCGTTGTCCTAAAtcaagaagaattttatttgactgGCTTATGCGTATTCTAAGATTGAATAAAAGTAAAAGTGAAGTATTTGTGTGTCACTCACGTTTTCAACAGCCCTCAACTATCTCCAGCGGATCTCTCTGTTGAAAATTTTGTGATGGAACCTTGCCGGTTGCCCAAGAGGGTTCAATGGCCCAATTTGTGCCTTCGATCATGAAGATCGACACTGAACATATTATTTCATTCAAATAGGGCGTGAAATGCCTACCTTTCTGCTAAAAATCTAGTTACGAGAGGAATTAGAAAGTCCTCACGAGCTGGAGGTTGGAGGTAAATAGCGAGGTTGGAGATTGGAGGGTGGGCAAGAGCAGTAACTGTCTCTCTTTCGCTCTCTAATCATACAGATTGGAAGTCCTCCAGCTAGTTACAGCATATCTATCTATCTGCTAAAATGTCGTTGGGAGAGGGAAGTTGTGCTTTTGTATGTCATAAGTCATATAAATCATTGTATGTTTTCGATTTAAACAGAGTGTAATATTTCTAGTGTTCTACTAAAATTTAGAGTTGCAGCTGGAAGGAAGGGGACATTTTAAGGGTCTAAGGGACCATATTTTGCCTTCTTCTCCGCCCGGTTCTCCCTGCATTCACAGCCTCAGAGCCTTGCAAGGTATAAGATGATATATCTGATCTCTTATTGTTTAAATTCATTGTTGGATGAATCTATTTAATCTAATCGTTGCatatttttacttcaaaatagGTAAAGCATGTCTATCTATcgagtaaaagtttttttaaggaGAGAGGGGGCATTGTGTGCCTTAATTCATCTAGATTGAAAGTTATTGcatgtatttatttaatataggtGTACTGCGCTTTAGTTTCTGCTGAAAGTTTGGAAGTGGGAGGGGAGAGGAGCGAGGGAGGATCCTAGCCCTACTTAGATCCTTTGGCCATGCAGACTAAAAACTTGTGTAACTACTGTTTAAATGAGTTGCAACATGCCTAATCTACAGCTGAGAACCTGATACCGGGACGAGAAGGGGGATTTTGGAGAAGCCAAAGGCCTACTTTCTCATTGTAGCTTCTTTCTGCAGTGAGTTGCAGACAATGAGTTTGAGTATAgtaattcttttgtttatttagtaTGTAGGCTTTTACAACAGAGAAGTAGTCAGCTCTTCTAAATAACGgatttttttcacatacaaaaACTATCACAATGTACATGCATCAAATATGTACATATGTACATATGTCAAATATATACAGTCGTCATGACCACGATTTATCTGCGAGTGATGTATATTTCGAAGTATGCATAGTTCGAGTTATAGAGGTCAATGTACATAAAATTTGACCTATAAAGGTAACAAGTTACGGAGATAAGCCAAGTGAAAATTCGAGTTACAGAGGTACAAAATTGCTAAATTCACTCCCTGCAGCCATTACAAAGTTAAGAATAGGCCTAGCTTTACTAGTGTATTATAGACTTGATATATACgtataaaattattatacatataatacatacatgtatatatagatatatatatatatacatataactAATACATATAAAAGTCTACAGCCCTTTACCTTATATCCTGTATGTTGTTCTTcttcaaagaagaacaaaaacaagtgaGTGTGGATagacagtttaatatacatatactgatgcAACCATTATACCCTTGTTTCGACTAACTGAGTcccgttgaaaaaactttgagataCAGAGTTAAACTTTGATTTGTGGAGGTGAAGTGGAAATTAAATGAAGACTCATATACTGAATTTCGAGTTAAAGAGGTAATATTGGTAATATTTCGAATTAAAGAGGTAATATGGGTCATTTTGGCTTACAGACGTAAAATATAACCGCAAAATTATTTCGAGCTACGCAGGGTTTTTTCTTCGACTTAGACAGGTTTTTCTAGGTGGATTGAAAATAATTCGAGATGTCGAGGATTTCGAGCTATGAAGGTTCGAGTTATCCAGAGTTGACGTTACTCCTCAAGGAATATTGATCagctttaaaaagaaacttgaatctcttttattttaaaggttGGTTTTCATGCCCTGGACCAGCTTTCTAGTATCACCACCAATAAAGGAGCAAAGACAGGTCcttaatttctttagcaatgagagagaTAATAAAGTTGTTAAGATGCTTATACTGCTCCTGTTCCTCGGTCCTAAAAACGGCAAATAACTTTGTAAAGTTAACTGTAACTATGAACGGAAATGATTTGTCAAAGTGGATGGTAGCACTTCCTGACCGATGGAAAAATACTACTTTTTAgagaaataagaataaaaatcaagatTTAGCGCTGAAATGAATTTAGTATCgagtaaaaataaattggaCCGAATGTCaaaatcgcaaattctgtcggtctgtcggtcctggttttgctactttaggcacttccaggtaagctagggtgatgaaatttagcaggcgtatcagggaccggaccagattaaattagaaatagtcgttttcccgatttggccatctgggggggggaggagtgggggggccgttaattcggaaaaaaatagaaaaattgaagtatttttaatttacgaacggttgatcagatcctaatgaaatttgatctttggaaggatatcgtgtctcagagctgttattttaaatcccgaccggatctggtgacattgggggggggggtggggggttgggagggggaaacctaaaatcttgggaaacacttagagtggagggatcgggatgaaacttagtgggaaaaataagcacaagtcctagatacatgattgacatacccggaacggatccgctctctttggggtagttggggggggttaattctgaaaaattagaaaaaatgtggaatttttaacttacgaatgggtgatcggatctcaatgaaatttgatatttagaaggatatcgttgctcagagctcttactttagatcccgaccggatctggtgacattgggggggggggggagttgggagtgggaaacctaaaacttggaaaacacttagagtggagggatggggatgaaacttggtagggaAAACAAGcgaaagtcctagatacatgattgacataactggaacggatctgctctctttggggtagttgggggaggggagtaattctgaaaaattagaaaaaaatgaggtatttttaacttatgaacgggttatcggacctcatgaaatttgatgtttagaaggatatagtgtctcagagctcttattttaaatcccgaccggatctggtgacattaggggtagttgggagggggaaacttaaaacatGGGAAACACTTaaaatggagggatcgggatgaaacttggtggtaaaaataagcacaagtcctagatacatgattgacataaccggaacggatccgctctctttggggtagttgggggggggggttaattctgaaaaattagaaaaaatgaggtatttttaacttacgaacgggtgatcggatctcaatgaaattttatatttagaaggatatcgtgtctcaaagcttttattttaaatcccgaccggatttggtgacattggagggagtttggggtggggaacctaaaatcatggaaaacgcttagattggagggatcgggatgaaacttggtgggaaaaataagcggaaGTCTTTAAATAAGCAGAAGATtcttgatttacataattggaacggatccgctctatcggggggggggggggtaattctgaaaaattagaaaaaatgacgtatttttgacttacgaaggagtgatcggatctttatgaaacttaatatttagaaggacctcgtaactcagatctcttattttaaatctcaaccggatcctgcgtaattagggggggggggcagttggggggaccggaagtcttagaaaatacttaaagcggtgagatcaggatgaaactggatgggaagaataaaaatctgtctaagatacgtgactgacataatcggaccagatctgctctctttggtggagttggggtgggggtaattttgaaaattgaggtatttgtaacttacgaaagggcgaccagatcttaatgaaatttgacatttaaaaggaccttgtgctttaaagctctaattttaaattccgaccagatcctgtgacattgggggagttggagggggaaaccggaattcttggaaaacgggaaaactggggtatttttatcttacgaataggtgatcggatctcaatgaaatttgatatttagaaggaattcatatttcagagctcttatttcaaatcccaaacagatctttgacattggggggagttggagggggaaatcttagaaaacacttggagtggaggaatcgggatgaagtttggtgaatagaataagcaaatgtccttgatacgtgattgacggaaccgcactagattcgctctctttgggggagttgggggcagcggctcagtgatttggcaagtcaggtgcttctggacgtgctaggacgatgaaaatcggtaggcgtgtcagggacctgcacaaattgacttgataaagtcgttttcccagttgcgaccatctggggggctaaagggagaggaaaaatttgaaaaaattaggtatttataacttccGAGTTGGtgaacggatcttaatgaattttgatatatagaaggacatcgtgactcagatctcttattttaaatcctgaacggcattaagcctcttattttctttttaaatcaatctattgattcatagaattttgttagagctcgtaccatatgatctcttggctcttagctcttcttgcctcgtcacaagtgccatatgagctcttagctcttgttttgatacgctcaagaatttttttttgtttgttctgctTTACCCGAATATTCAAATTtgcgaaattttgatttttgagaaGGTAATTTTTGCCTTTCTGTAAACTAGCCTCTtataataacaattttattctgGGAGGAGTTCATCAAACCTCCTGAAAACAAGCAAATTGCGTGAAAGTATATAACATATGAGCAGAAAACAGTGACTATCCGGAcgccttttcttttttgtcggGGGGGGGAGGCACAGAGTCCGTCCTCCTTATATCCTGCGCACATGCTTGTTTTCAACTAATGAgcaaatttatatatttcttcaGAACTTTGAGTACAGAATCGGAGTTCTTTTTCTTGAACCAATTGATATGGATTTCGATCATTTCTAGAAGTATTTAAGTATTTCCTGaacaaaactagtaaaaaagatgttttctttCCAGGTTGAACTACAATTCATTCTATGACAATGTGATTCAAATGAGTAAGACTACGTTCACGTCTGGCAGTCTTGCATCTGAAGATTCTATGAAAACAACTGGCTAAAACTTTTAAGATTTGTGTTGTTGTCTTTTAATGAAGCTCGTCCACCTCATTGCTCgacttgattaatttaaaaaaccttttccacaagataattttttcaaataaaagtaaagagctccattaagccaagaatgagcaaaaataaagtcaaataatcttccaagtttAAAACTGCCACgattcactatcaataaataattaaaaatcaaaacgaacagaaattataataaatagccgagtcaaactcaaaacgagcaaaaattaacatgagtagggtttATAGTC includes the following:
- the LOC136043863 gene encoding uncharacterized protein LOC136043863 isoform X2; this encodes MLSRILSDGMVIFTEVLATLTKLLNVCEQFSTFMIAQQEPKQISTADTFEETIKKMDLQFSALLVSFIEKVTVVQFEASSEKRSALLDRLNYNSFYDNVIQMSKTTFTSGSLASEDSMKTTG
- the LOC136043863 gene encoding gamma-tubulin complex component 2 homolog isoform X1; this encodes MLSRILSDGMVIFTEVLATLTKLLNVCEQFSTFMIRTSRYQIDAEFSYKILKSQPPSFDEYDEAQQEPKQISTADTFEETIKKMDLQFSALLVSFIEKVTVVQFEASSEKRSALLDRLNYNSFYDNVIQMSKTTFTSGSLASEDSMKTTG